The sequence below is a genomic window from Glycine max cultivar Williams 82 chromosome 20, Glycine_max_v4.0, whole genome shotgun sequence.
ACAAGAAACAAAAGTGAAGTTATTTTAGACATCATAGAAACTTAATCCAGAAGTGCATTGTGTAAGAGAAGAGTTGTACGTCCACAAACAAGAATCCATAAAATTATATGCCCGCCATGGAGTGAGGTTTGCAATACAAAATTGAGACCATGCAGTTTGCTAGTCTTAGATTGctattaattgattaataaattgGATATCAAATGAGAGGAAAAATCAAGAAAGAAATATAGACATAAGTTTACTGCATatgatgaaatgaaaataaacctTTATTAAACTCTCTGCAATACATAGATATAATTTCTAAAAGCACTTCAATCATGCTAACCTGAGCAGAAGAAAAGCTACCACAAGGTGGCCAGGTACGAGTAAGATCACTGGCATAACCATGTAACTCACATCCAACATCCATCAAAACAAGGTCTCCATGTTTAATCTGCCAAACATATGTAAACATtagaaatatgaaattaaagatACTAGTAAATGGCATTTAGTAAATGAATTTACTCTCTGATCATTCCTAGAATAATGTATAACACTTCCATTAGGCCCACCACCAACCACAGGATTGAATCTGAtacagagaaaaagaaaagaaaaattatatcatcaattatGGAAGAAAGTGCTGCTTAAACTTGAATTTGTTTTCTATTAAAGAActtctctgttttttttgtgGAAGCTTCTTAAATTATTAACAACAATACACAAAGTATTCagacattaaaaaattactttagagGTCAAACTATTCAAAAGAAATACTCACCCCATCCGCTGAGCACCTCTAATTTTGCATTCATATTCAACCTTTGCCGCTAGCATACCTTCAAAAGGGTATGTCTTTGAATGTAGCATTGTCAACAAAAGAGCCTGTTCAAGACCACAAAATGTTCAAATCATCAACTGGTCATCATTTTGCATCTAGGACCAACTAACAGTACAATTACCAAATGTGAATCTAACAGCTTCATTGAGAATTTGGAATATTTAGTTACCAAATAGTTAGCCATGCAATAAAGATGAAAGTACCTGACAAGCAATTGATGCAGATTCCTTCATCAGCTTGAGCTCTGCTGGTGACTTTATCCATCGCAGTTGATGGGTATAAACAGTTAGATCCCTTACATTGTTACAGTAAGCTAGCGTTTTGAAGGCTTCCAGTTCCATATATGCTGGAGTTGCAGTCTCTACATTGTGGAACAATTTTGATGATCCCCTTATCATATCTGGAAGGATCTgaatcagtaattaaaaatgtaaaattaaaaatcattataaagAACAGAAGTACCAAGGAGATGAAAATGGACTTTTTAGACTGCAAAGCTGTGATAACATCGGCTTCAAGCCTCCAGCAGGCTTACCAGTGGAAATATTTCAGGTGTGAGGACAAAATAGTTGACtatataatttctataaaagTAAAAGCATTTAATAGTCGATACTGGTGATTCACCTCTTGCAATtttttcattggatatgccTTGTCAGCCTTGAATGCATCTAATGCTGCATCAACTCCTGCTATCTGCCCTTGCCAAATCACATCCTACACAAATTTAaggttttaaaattatgttagcTTGAAATTAGTTACTTCTTTATCCCATAACTCAAAAAAAGTACAATATAAATTACACACACGATGACCAAATTCACAGATGGTTGAATCAAACacgaaaaaaattgaaatgttacATAGATTTATAGTGTTAATCAGATCAGatatttattaaacaaatatatttttttatatgtatgtcaTCTGATCATAGATTGTCATATATGGTAAGATTGTTGAATTTTGTAATAACTACTTTAAAAATCATACCTAGGGTGATTTCTAATTGGTTACCCATGTAAAAATCTTTACTAACAATGCATAAAAATTTAACTCGTAAACAATTTATGTTACTTAACATAATAAAAGCTGAATTTACATCATCAATGCATATTGCATAACATAATTCTATTTTAAGAAGATATTACATCAGAGTATCAGACACACATTAGGCTTAGCTTCTGGCATGAACATGCATAAACCACAGTCATGTCCTAAAACGGCCACACCACCAGGTTGTTGACAGCCTGTGATATACAAGTAATCAGCATCTTGTCGAAATGTGTAAGGCACAACATCTGTCATCATCTTTACTGGGGCAGCAGCAATGATTGCCAAACTCTTCTCTGGGAGAAGAtccaataacttttttcttcttaggaTGTATTCCTCCGTAGATATACCCGGTGTGAGATCCCCATCTTTTAGTAGCTATAATGTaacaagccaaaaaaaaaaaaaaatagtcttaacAAACAATAGTTTAGCTAAATGCTCTATACCACTTCAATAGCACATTGTGCAAAGCAAGGAAGCCCAAACATTTCAATCGTACCTGTGTCAAACATACAACAGACACTTCAAATACTTCTAGTtacatttcacattttttttttacttttgttttttaaactttaatataAACACAAATGGAAAACTATAATAAACCTGCGGATGAGACGCGGAGGTTGGTTGTCCAATATCAACAACAACCTTGTCAGTGCAATAGGAACGAAAACCTACAACCTGCGAGCGAAACAAGCAAATGCCAAGGAGTCAGAATCACCTGAATGAATCATTTGAATATTCCCTAGATTTAGCCAaacaaataagaataaaaagaaaaatatgagatCATCAATTACATAGCTTCCGTTGAGAAACCAATTTAAAGGTCGGGCGTATGAATGGTTAAAATATTTGCAGAGGAAGCGTAAATTGCAGAGTGAGAACAATTGAATTTATCAACCGAAAAGCAAGAGTTAGAAGCAGTTATTAACTGAATTTGAAGAAACAAAACTAAATTTCCATGTTTGAATTGGAGTCACAGTAACAGCAGAAAATCATTTAGAACATACTAAGAAGACATGTAGTTTGGGTTCCTATGAATACGAAGTACGAGGTAGCAGAAAGCGATGAAGGAAGACATACTTGTCTGTGTGAAATTATCCTGGTTAGTTTTCTTACGGCACCCTGCATCTTCGTAGGAGctcctttgtgttgttttcaaCAATAAGCACCAGACTAGACCAGAGGTTTAAACTACAAAGGGTTTAAGAGTTGCAGTCACTTGATTTGTGTCTCGTACTCGTACCCGTTGTTTTTGTCCAACTTATGTTCCGtctataaattattgtttttgccGTAAAATGTAGGAATACTCTCTCTTTCAATTAaccttttataatttatactgtccttttttaatactaaaatatataaggaaaaaaaaaaaaaaaatatatatatatatatatatatatatatatatatatatatatacacatgtgATTGGAGATATTTAAACATAaacatttatttgattaaaaaaaatataaataaacgatttgcaagttgcaacaaagtattactttaaaatatgttGAATATTGTCctcaaattacaaaaaaaaaatgtttgaacgttgtttactaaatataatcattaaaggtgaatgcaaattacaaaattaattggTTTTCACATGTTGAAGGTTCACCGCAAGACCAAACGTCCGCTTAAGTGTCATCGGGGATAATAAAgacatttaattgaaataaaaaaaattacaagtagGCAGATACTACCAATATctgcaggaatttaaaattttaaaataaaataaaaaaagacatttacTTAAAGGAAATTGATAGTGTGTGCATCCTCTTCCTTTCAATCAAGTAAAGCATTCCTATTAATCAGTCTCTCAACACGACCTAACATGTCGCTTTGTTAGTTTTACTGAGGCAATTGCATAACAATTGAGCATTGTACAAATTTTTTGGGATTGTACAATAGTACATAGAA
It includes:
- the LOC100806137 gene encoding intermediate cleaving peptidase 55, mitochondrial isoform X1, with the protein product MQGAVRKLTRIISHRQVVGFRSYCTDKVVVDIGQPTSASHPQLLKDGDLTPGISTEEYILRRKKLLDLLPEKSLAIIAAAPVKMMTDVVPYTFRQDADYLYITGCQQPGGVAVLGHDCGLCMFMPEAKPNDVIWQGQIAGVDAALDAFKADKAYPMKKLQEILPDMIRGSSKLFHNVETATPAYMELEAFKTLAYCNNVRDLTVYTHQLRWIKSPAELKLMKESASIACQALLLTMLHSKTYPFEGMLAAKVEYECKIRGAQRMGFNPVVGGGPNGSVIHYSRNDQRIKHGDLVLMDVGCELHGYASDLTRTWPPCGSFSSAQEELYALILETNKHCVELCKPGASIRHIHNHSVEMLQKGLKELGILRDVGSSSYHKLNPTSIGHYLGMDIHDCSMVSNDCPLKPGVVITIEPGVYIPSSFNVPERYRGIGIRIEDEVLITETGYEVLTASIPKEVKHIESLLNNFCHGMGAMDSQNN
- the LOC100806137 gene encoding intermediate cleaving peptidase 55, mitochondrial isoform X2, giving the protein MQGAVRKLTRIISHRQVVGFRSYCTDKVVVDIGQPTSASHPQLLKDGDLTPGISTEEYILRRKKLLDLLPEKSLAIIAAAPVKMMTDVVPYTFRQDADYLYITGCQQPGGVAVLGHDCGLCMFMPEAKPNDVIWQGQIAGVDAALDAFKADKAYPMKKLQEILPDMIRGSSKLFHNVETATPAYMELEAFKTLAYCNNVRDLTVYTHQLRWIKSPAELKLMKESASIACQALLLTMLHSKTYPFEGMLAAKVEYECKIRGAQRMGFNPVVGGGPNGSVIHYSRNDQRIKHGDLVLMDVGCELHGYASDLTRTWPPCGSFSSAQEELYALILETNKHCVELCKPGASIRHIHNHSVEMLQKGLKELGILRDVGSSSYHKLNPTSIGHYLGMDIHDCSMVSNDCPLKPGNNY